Proteins from a single region of Sylvia atricapilla isolate bSylAtr1 chromosome 9, bSylAtr1.pri, whole genome shotgun sequence:
- the TIE1 gene encoding tyrosine-protein kinase receptor Tie-1 isoform X1 encodes MGLRVYLLLLFPHLAGAILDITLIANVQSLSHSDFFLSCVVGEHDVSYLQIERENKIVMTHPKMGFQNYRNRSNQVQARGFSKADLVGILYCLGRTPTEQAQVVYVHNSHNAHLFPVKATQSVNVAEAATFSARILKRKETDVMWKRNGTYYQTTDRGEVQDDHVVLTLPSVSVSENGVYSATFMGDSPLWSAFYRLIVRACPAKKWGPSCEKDCPDCLNGGICHEHVGECICPPGFTGTRCERPCREGQFGRNCQETCQRAQGCQGLSFCLPDPYGCSCASGWSGSRCDQACPSGFYGPDCALECTCQNGGSCNRFSGCVCPAGWHGQHCEKSDRFPQIIQLASELEFNLGSEPIISCVAIGNPLPTRDSVELRKADGTVLKVIKTIIEPKQITCEFEVRHLTKADTGLWECRVSTTGGQDSRKVKVNIRVPPVPLSAPRLLAKQSRQLVVSPVDSFSGDGPITSIKLFYKPKDDNSAWSSIVVDNSENITLMNLRPVTAYIVKVQLSRPGAGGEGRKGPEAIMVTDCLEPTVKPVIEGWSIEDKNILHVTWKLPSNHEPAHGFIVHLFDSARRLVTEKNITSISVLSARIGDLEFNKEYRLEVLVYHCTSLGPPSDPYKVMINSKGPSSPQSLSAEPVSDTAIRLSWQVPEYPNGGITKYIVELQQVGGTSEPQWIDTDSGAETTKIVGGLNASTSYQFRVRANSHVPGEWSQPVKAKTFGDGALSVPPSLGSQSTEQAGTDQQLLLAIVGSVSVTCFTILFALLALFLIKKNFFHRRRTFTYQSGSVSAACPTRTVSPAPHVPARSRSRSIASSPDAARPHFHTERGEETILQFNSGTLTLTRRPKPQPEPLSYPILEWEDIKFEDMIGEGNFGQVIRAMIKKDGLKMNAAIKMLKGECWGRQAGWAECCCCVLGHACAGEHQESFAEKQRKGHCCKPEVFNPSLLPEFASENDHRDFAGELEVLCKLGHHPNIINLLGACENKGYLYIAIEYAPYGNLLDFLRKSRVLETDPAFAKEHGTASTLTSQQLLQFASDVAKGMQYLSEKQFIHRDLAARNILVGENLASKIADFGLSRGEEVYVKKTMGRLPVRWMAIESLNYSVYTTKSDVWSFGVLLWEIVSLGGTPYCGMTCAELYEKLPQGYRMEKPRNCDDEVYELMRQCWRDRPYERPPFAQISMQLIRMLEARKAYVNMALFENFTYAGIDATAEEA; translated from the exons ATGGGACTCCGCGTTTATCTTCTACTTCTCTTCCCACACCTAGCAG GGGCCATCCTGGACATCACCCTGATTGCCAACGTGCAGAGCCTGTCCCACTCCGacttcttcctctcctgtgtCGTGGGAGAGCACGATGTAAGCTACCTGCAGATTGAGCGGGAGAACAAGATTGTGATGACGCACCCCAAAATGGGCTTCCAAAACTACCGCAACCGCAGCAACCAGGTCCAGGCCAGGGGCTTCTCCAAGGCTGACCTGGTGGGGATCCTCTACTGCCTGGGGCGCACCCCGACCGAGCAGGCCCAAGTGGTCTACGTGCACAACAGCCACAATG ctcacCTCTTCCCGGTGAAGGCCACACAGTCTGTGAATGTTGCCGAGGCGGCCACCTTCTCTGCCAGGATCCTTAAGAGGAAGGAGACAGATGTTATGTGGAAAAGAAACG GCACCTACTACCAGACCACAGACCGGGGCGAGGTGCAGGATGACCATGTTGTCCTGACACTCCCCAGTGTCAGTGTCAGCGAAAACGGTGTCTATAGTGCCACATTCATGGGGGACAGCCCTCTGTGGAGTGCCTTCTACCGCCTGATCGTGAGAG cctgccctgcGAAGAAATGGGGACCATCCTGTGAGAAGGACTGTCCCGACTGTCTGAACGGTGGCATCTGCCATGAGCATGTTGGTGAATGCATCTGCCCTCCAGGGTTCACGGGCACCCGCTGTGAGAGAC CTTGCCGGGAAGGCCAGTTTGGCCGCAACTGCCAGGAGACGTGCCagagagcccagggctgccaaGGGCTGAGCTTCTGCCTGCCTGACCCCTACGGCTGCTCCTGCGCCTCTGGCTGGAGTGGCTCCCGCTGCGACCAAG CATGTCCCTCAGGATTCTACGGCCCTGACTGTGCCCTGGAGTGCACCTGCCAAAATGGAGGCAGCTGTAACCGCTTCAGTGGCTGTGTCTGCCCTGCAGGCTGGCATGGGCAGCACTGTGAGAAGTCAG ACCGGTTCCCTCAGATCATCCAACTGGCCTCAGAGCTAGAGTTCAACCTGGGCTCAGAGCCCATCATCAGCTGCGTGGCCATTGGCAACCCACTGCCCACCAGGGACAGCGTGGAGCTGCGCAAGGCTGACGGCACTGTGCTCAAG GTCATCAAAACCATCATCGAGCCAAAGCAGATCACCTGCGAGTTTGAGGTGCGGCACCTGACAAAGGCAGACACGGGGCTCTGGGAGTGCCGGGTCTCCACAACCGGAGGCCAGGACAGCCGGAAAGTCAAGGTCAATATCCGAG TGCCACCAGTGCCCTTGAGTGCCCCCCGGCTCTTGGCCAAGCAGAGTCGCCAGCTCGTGGTGTCACCTGTGGACAGCTTCTCTGGTGACGGACCCATCACCTCCATCAAGCTCTTCTACAAGCCCAAGGATGACAATTCAGCATGGTCATCCATTGTGG TTGACAATAGCGAGAACATCACCCTCATGAACCTCCGGCCAGTGACCGCCTACATCGTCAAGGTGCAGCTGAGccggccaggggctgggggggaggGCCGCAAGGGTCCCGAAGCCATCATGGTGACTGACTGCCTTG AGCCCACAGTCAAACCTGTGATCGAAGGCTGGTCCATAGAAGATAAAAACATACTTCACGTCACCTGGAAGTTGCCAAGCAACCATGAGCCAGCCCATGGGTTCATTGTCCACCTCTTCGACTCTGCAAGGCGGTTGGTCACTGAGAAAAACATCACATCcatctctgtgctctctgcccGCATCGGGGACTTGGAGTTTAACAAGGAGTAcaggctggaggtgctggtgtaCCACTGCACCAGCCTGGGGCCGCCCTCTGACCCCTATAAGGTCATGATCAACAGCAAAG GGCCCTCCTCCCCACAGTCGCTCTCGGCAGAGCCCGTGTCTGACACCGCCATCAGGCTCTCCTGGCAGGTACCCGAGTACCCCAACGGGGGCATCACCAAGTACAttgtggagctgcagcaggtggGGGGCACCAGTGAACCCCAGTGGATTGACACCGACAGCGGCGCCGAGACCACCAAGATCGTAGGGGGCCTCAATGCCAGCACCAGCTACCAGTTTCGTGTCCGTGCCAACTCCCATGTTCCAGGGGAATGGAGCCAGCCTGTGAAAGCCAAGACCTTTGGGGATG GAGCACTGAGTGTGCcgcccagcctgggcagccagagcactgagcaggcaggaacagaccagcagctgctcttggcCATTGTTGGCTCTGTGTCCGTCACTTGCTTCACCATCCTCTTTGCTCTTCTGGCACTTTTCCTCAtcaagaagaattttttccacCGGCGCCGCACCTTTACATACCAGTCTGGCTCGGTGAGTGCCGCCTGCCCCACCAGGACCGTGTCCCCTGCTCCCCACGTCCCAGCCCGATCCAGGTCACGTTCCATAGCCTCCAGTCCGGATGCAGCCAGACCTCACTTCCACACAGAGAGG GGGGAAGAGACCATCCTACAGTTCAACTCGGGGACCCTGACCCTGACACGCCGGCCCAAGCCGCAGCCTGAGCCCCTCAGCTACCCCATCCTGGAGTGGGAGGACATCAAGTTTGAGGACATGATTGGGGAGGGCAACTTTGGGCAGGTAATCAGGGCCATGATCAAAAAGGACGGCCTGAAAATGAATGCAGCCATCAAGATGCTGAAAGGTGAGTGTTGGGGGAGGCAGGCAGGTTgggctgagtgctgctgctgtgtcctgggccATGCTTGTGCTGGGGAGCATCAGGAGTCAtttgcagagaagcagaggaaaggcCACTGTTGTAAGCCTGAAGTGTTCAACCCTTCTTTGCTTCCAGAGTTTGCTTCAGAGAATGACCATCGAGACTTTgctggggagctggaggtgctgtgCAAACTGGGCCATCACCCCAACATCATCAATTTGCTGGGTGCCTGTGAGAACAAGG GCTACCTGTACATCGCCATTGAGTATGCTCCATATGGAAACCTCCTCGACTTCCTCCGCAAAAGCCGAGTCTTGGAGACAGACCCGGCCTTTGCCAAGGAGCACGGCACTGCCTCCACCCtcacatcccagcagctcctccagttTGCTTCAGACGTGGCCAAGGGGATGCAGTACCTGAGTGAGAAGCAG TTCATCCACAGGGACCTGGCAGCAAGAAACATTCTGGTAGGAGAAAACCTGGCTTCCAAAATTGCTGACTTTGGCCTTTCCAGAGGGGAGGAGGTCTATGTGAAGAAGACAATG GGCCGTTTGCCAGTTCGCTGGATGGCCATCGAATCCCTCAACTACAGTGTGTACACCACCAAGAGCGATGT GTGGTCATTCGGTGTCCTGCTCTGGGAGATTGTCAGCTTGG GGGGGACACCGTACTGCGGGATGACGTGCGCCGAGCTGTACGAGAAGCTGCCCCAGGGATACCGCATGGAGAAGCCGCGCAACTGCGACGACGAGGT GTACGAGCTGATGCGGCAGTGCTGGCGGGACCGCCCCTACGAGCGCCCTCCCTTCGCCCAGATCTCCATGCAGCTCATCCGCATGCTGGAGGCCAGGAAG GCCTACGTGAACATGGCCCTGTTTGAGAACTTCACCTACGCGGGGATTGATGCCACGGCCGAGGAGGCGTGA
- the TIE1 gene encoding tyrosine-protein kinase receptor Tie-1 isoform X4 yields the protein MGLRVYLLLLFPHLAGAILDITLIANVQSLSHSDFFLSCVVGEHDVSYLQIERENKIVMTHPKMGFQNYRNRSNQVQARGFSKADLVGILYCLGRTPTEQAQVVYVHNSHNAHLFPVKATQSVNVAEAATFSARILKRKETDVMWKRNGTYYQTTDRGEVQDDHVVLTLPSVSVSENGVYSATFMGDSPLWSAFYRLIVRACPAKKWGPSCEKDCPDCLNGGICHEHVGECICPPGFTGTRCERPCREGQFGRNCQETCQRAQGCQGLSFCLPDPYGCSCASGWSGSRCDQACPSGFYGPDCALECTCQNGGSCNRFSGCVCPAGWHGQHCEKSDRFPQIIQLASELEFNLGSEPIISCVAIGNPLPTRDSVELRKADGTVLKVIKTIIEPKQITCEFEVRHLTKADTGLWECRVSTTGGQDSRKVKVNIRVPPVPLSAPRLLAKQSRQLVVSPVDSFSGDGPITSIKLFYKPKDDNSAWSSIVVDNSENITLMNLRPVTAYIVKVQLSRPGAGGEGRKGPEAIMVTDCLEPTVKPVIEGWSIEDKNILHVTWKLPSNHEPAHGFIVHLFDSARRLVTEKNITSISVLSARIGDLEFNKEYRLEVLVYHCTSLGPPSDPYKVMINSKGPSSPQSLSAEPVSDTAIRLSWQVPEYPNGGITKYIVELQQVGGTSEPQWIDTDSGAETTKIVGGLNASTSYQFRVRANSHVPGEWSQPVKAKTFGDGALSVPPSLGSQSTEQAGTDQQLLLAIVGSVSVTCFTILFALLALFLIKKNFFHRRRTFTYQSGSGEETILQFNSGTLTLTRRPKPQPEPLSYPILEWEDIKFEDMIGEGNFGQVIRAMIKKDGLKMNAAIKMLKEFASENDHRDFAGELEVLCKLGHHPNIINLLGACENKGYLYIAIEYAPYGNLLDFLRKSRVLETDPAFAKEHGTASTLTSQQLLQFASDVAKGMQYLSEKQFIHRDLAARNILVGENLASKIADFGLSRGEEVYVKKTMGRLPVRWMAIESLNYSVYTTKSDVWSFGVLLWEIVSLGGTPYCGMTCAELYEKLPQGYRMEKPRNCDDEVYELMRQCWRDRPYERPPFAQISMQLIRMLEARKAYVNMALFENFTYAGIDATAEEA from the exons ATGGGACTCCGCGTTTATCTTCTACTTCTCTTCCCACACCTAGCAG GGGCCATCCTGGACATCACCCTGATTGCCAACGTGCAGAGCCTGTCCCACTCCGacttcttcctctcctgtgtCGTGGGAGAGCACGATGTAAGCTACCTGCAGATTGAGCGGGAGAACAAGATTGTGATGACGCACCCCAAAATGGGCTTCCAAAACTACCGCAACCGCAGCAACCAGGTCCAGGCCAGGGGCTTCTCCAAGGCTGACCTGGTGGGGATCCTCTACTGCCTGGGGCGCACCCCGACCGAGCAGGCCCAAGTGGTCTACGTGCACAACAGCCACAATG ctcacCTCTTCCCGGTGAAGGCCACACAGTCTGTGAATGTTGCCGAGGCGGCCACCTTCTCTGCCAGGATCCTTAAGAGGAAGGAGACAGATGTTATGTGGAAAAGAAACG GCACCTACTACCAGACCACAGACCGGGGCGAGGTGCAGGATGACCATGTTGTCCTGACACTCCCCAGTGTCAGTGTCAGCGAAAACGGTGTCTATAGTGCCACATTCATGGGGGACAGCCCTCTGTGGAGTGCCTTCTACCGCCTGATCGTGAGAG cctgccctgcGAAGAAATGGGGACCATCCTGTGAGAAGGACTGTCCCGACTGTCTGAACGGTGGCATCTGCCATGAGCATGTTGGTGAATGCATCTGCCCTCCAGGGTTCACGGGCACCCGCTGTGAGAGAC CTTGCCGGGAAGGCCAGTTTGGCCGCAACTGCCAGGAGACGTGCCagagagcccagggctgccaaGGGCTGAGCTTCTGCCTGCCTGACCCCTACGGCTGCTCCTGCGCCTCTGGCTGGAGTGGCTCCCGCTGCGACCAAG CATGTCCCTCAGGATTCTACGGCCCTGACTGTGCCCTGGAGTGCACCTGCCAAAATGGAGGCAGCTGTAACCGCTTCAGTGGCTGTGTCTGCCCTGCAGGCTGGCATGGGCAGCACTGTGAGAAGTCAG ACCGGTTCCCTCAGATCATCCAACTGGCCTCAGAGCTAGAGTTCAACCTGGGCTCAGAGCCCATCATCAGCTGCGTGGCCATTGGCAACCCACTGCCCACCAGGGACAGCGTGGAGCTGCGCAAGGCTGACGGCACTGTGCTCAAG GTCATCAAAACCATCATCGAGCCAAAGCAGATCACCTGCGAGTTTGAGGTGCGGCACCTGACAAAGGCAGACACGGGGCTCTGGGAGTGCCGGGTCTCCACAACCGGAGGCCAGGACAGCCGGAAAGTCAAGGTCAATATCCGAG TGCCACCAGTGCCCTTGAGTGCCCCCCGGCTCTTGGCCAAGCAGAGTCGCCAGCTCGTGGTGTCACCTGTGGACAGCTTCTCTGGTGACGGACCCATCACCTCCATCAAGCTCTTCTACAAGCCCAAGGATGACAATTCAGCATGGTCATCCATTGTGG TTGACAATAGCGAGAACATCACCCTCATGAACCTCCGGCCAGTGACCGCCTACATCGTCAAGGTGCAGCTGAGccggccaggggctgggggggaggGCCGCAAGGGTCCCGAAGCCATCATGGTGACTGACTGCCTTG AGCCCACAGTCAAACCTGTGATCGAAGGCTGGTCCATAGAAGATAAAAACATACTTCACGTCACCTGGAAGTTGCCAAGCAACCATGAGCCAGCCCATGGGTTCATTGTCCACCTCTTCGACTCTGCAAGGCGGTTGGTCACTGAGAAAAACATCACATCcatctctgtgctctctgcccGCATCGGGGACTTGGAGTTTAACAAGGAGTAcaggctggaggtgctggtgtaCCACTGCACCAGCCTGGGGCCGCCCTCTGACCCCTATAAGGTCATGATCAACAGCAAAG GGCCCTCCTCCCCACAGTCGCTCTCGGCAGAGCCCGTGTCTGACACCGCCATCAGGCTCTCCTGGCAGGTACCCGAGTACCCCAACGGGGGCATCACCAAGTACAttgtggagctgcagcaggtggGGGGCACCAGTGAACCCCAGTGGATTGACACCGACAGCGGCGCCGAGACCACCAAGATCGTAGGGGGCCTCAATGCCAGCACCAGCTACCAGTTTCGTGTCCGTGCCAACTCCCATGTTCCAGGGGAATGGAGCCAGCCTGTGAAAGCCAAGACCTTTGGGGATG GAGCACTGAGTGTGCcgcccagcctgggcagccagagcactgagcaggcaggaacagaccagcagctgctcttggcCATTGTTGGCTCTGTGTCCGTCACTTGCTTCACCATCCTCTTTGCTCTTCTGGCACTTTTCCTCAtcaagaagaattttttccacCGGCGCCGCACCTTTACATACCAGTCTGGCTCG GGGGAAGAGACCATCCTACAGTTCAACTCGGGGACCCTGACCCTGACACGCCGGCCCAAGCCGCAGCCTGAGCCCCTCAGCTACCCCATCCTGGAGTGGGAGGACATCAAGTTTGAGGACATGATTGGGGAGGGCAACTTTGGGCAGGTAATCAGGGCCATGATCAAAAAGGACGGCCTGAAAATGAATGCAGCCATCAAGATGCTGAAAG AGTTTGCTTCAGAGAATGACCATCGAGACTTTgctggggagctggaggtgctgtgCAAACTGGGCCATCACCCCAACATCATCAATTTGCTGGGTGCCTGTGAGAACAAGG GCTACCTGTACATCGCCATTGAGTATGCTCCATATGGAAACCTCCTCGACTTCCTCCGCAAAAGCCGAGTCTTGGAGACAGACCCGGCCTTTGCCAAGGAGCACGGCACTGCCTCCACCCtcacatcccagcagctcctccagttTGCTTCAGACGTGGCCAAGGGGATGCAGTACCTGAGTGAGAAGCAG TTCATCCACAGGGACCTGGCAGCAAGAAACATTCTGGTAGGAGAAAACCTGGCTTCCAAAATTGCTGACTTTGGCCTTTCCAGAGGGGAGGAGGTCTATGTGAAGAAGACAATG GGCCGTTTGCCAGTTCGCTGGATGGCCATCGAATCCCTCAACTACAGTGTGTACACCACCAAGAGCGATGT GTGGTCATTCGGTGTCCTGCTCTGGGAGATTGTCAGCTTGG GGGGGACACCGTACTGCGGGATGACGTGCGCCGAGCTGTACGAGAAGCTGCCCCAGGGATACCGCATGGAGAAGCCGCGCAACTGCGACGACGAGGT GTACGAGCTGATGCGGCAGTGCTGGCGGGACCGCCCCTACGAGCGCCCTCCCTTCGCCCAGATCTCCATGCAGCTCATCCGCATGCTGGAGGCCAGGAAG GCCTACGTGAACATGGCCCTGTTTGAGAACTTCACCTACGCGGGGATTGATGCCACGGCCGAGGAGGCGTGA
- the TIE1 gene encoding tyrosine-protein kinase receptor Tie-1 isoform X2 produces the protein MGLRVYLLLLFPHLAGAILDITLIANVQSLSHSDFFLSCVVGEHDVSYLQIERENKIVMTHPKMGFQNYRNRSNQVQARGFSKADLVGILYCLGRTPTEQAQVVYVHNSHNAHLFPVKATQSVNVAEAATFSARILKRKETDVMWKRNGTYYQTTDRGEVQDDHVVLTLPSVSVSENGVYSATFMGDSPLWSAFYRLIVRACPAKKWGPSCEKDCPDCLNGGICHEHVGECICPPGFTGTRCERPCREGQFGRNCQETCQRAQGCQGLSFCLPDPYGCSCASGWSGSRCDQACPSGFYGPDCALECTCQNGGSCNRFSGCVCPAGWHGQHCEKSDRFPQIIQLASELEFNLGSEPIISCVAIGNPLPTRDSVELRKADGTVLKVIKTIIEPKQITCEFEVRHLTKADTGLWECRVSTTGGQDSRKVKVNIRVPPVPLSAPRLLAKQSRQLVVSPVDSFSGDGPITSIKLFYKPKDDNSAWSSIVVDNSENITLMNLRPVTAYIVKVQLSRPGAGGEGRKGPEAIMVTDCLEPTVKPVIEGWSIEDKNILHVTWKLPSNHEPAHGFIVHLFDSARRLVTEKNITSISVLSARIGDLEFNKEYRLEVLVYHCTSLGPPSDPYKVMINSKGPSSPQSLSAEPVSDTAIRLSWQVPEYPNGGITKYIVELQQVGGTSEPQWIDTDSGAETTKIVGGLNASTSYQFRVRANSHVPGEWSQPVKAKTFGDGALSVPPSLGSQSTEQAGTDQQLLLAIVGSVSVTCFTILFALLALFLIKKNFFHRRRTFTYQSGSGEETILQFNSGTLTLTRRPKPQPEPLSYPILEWEDIKFEDMIGEGNFGQVIRAMIKKDGLKMNAAIKMLKGECWGRQAGWAECCCCVLGHACAGEHQESFAEKQRKGHCCKPEVFNPSLLPEFASENDHRDFAGELEVLCKLGHHPNIINLLGACENKGYLYIAIEYAPYGNLLDFLRKSRVLETDPAFAKEHGTASTLTSQQLLQFASDVAKGMQYLSEKQFIHRDLAARNILVGENLASKIADFGLSRGEEVYVKKTMGRLPVRWMAIESLNYSVYTTKSDVWSFGVLLWEIVSLGGTPYCGMTCAELYEKLPQGYRMEKPRNCDDEVYELMRQCWRDRPYERPPFAQISMQLIRMLEARKAYVNMALFENFTYAGIDATAEEA, from the exons ATGGGACTCCGCGTTTATCTTCTACTTCTCTTCCCACACCTAGCAG GGGCCATCCTGGACATCACCCTGATTGCCAACGTGCAGAGCCTGTCCCACTCCGacttcttcctctcctgtgtCGTGGGAGAGCACGATGTAAGCTACCTGCAGATTGAGCGGGAGAACAAGATTGTGATGACGCACCCCAAAATGGGCTTCCAAAACTACCGCAACCGCAGCAACCAGGTCCAGGCCAGGGGCTTCTCCAAGGCTGACCTGGTGGGGATCCTCTACTGCCTGGGGCGCACCCCGACCGAGCAGGCCCAAGTGGTCTACGTGCACAACAGCCACAATG ctcacCTCTTCCCGGTGAAGGCCACACAGTCTGTGAATGTTGCCGAGGCGGCCACCTTCTCTGCCAGGATCCTTAAGAGGAAGGAGACAGATGTTATGTGGAAAAGAAACG GCACCTACTACCAGACCACAGACCGGGGCGAGGTGCAGGATGACCATGTTGTCCTGACACTCCCCAGTGTCAGTGTCAGCGAAAACGGTGTCTATAGTGCCACATTCATGGGGGACAGCCCTCTGTGGAGTGCCTTCTACCGCCTGATCGTGAGAG cctgccctgcGAAGAAATGGGGACCATCCTGTGAGAAGGACTGTCCCGACTGTCTGAACGGTGGCATCTGCCATGAGCATGTTGGTGAATGCATCTGCCCTCCAGGGTTCACGGGCACCCGCTGTGAGAGAC CTTGCCGGGAAGGCCAGTTTGGCCGCAACTGCCAGGAGACGTGCCagagagcccagggctgccaaGGGCTGAGCTTCTGCCTGCCTGACCCCTACGGCTGCTCCTGCGCCTCTGGCTGGAGTGGCTCCCGCTGCGACCAAG CATGTCCCTCAGGATTCTACGGCCCTGACTGTGCCCTGGAGTGCACCTGCCAAAATGGAGGCAGCTGTAACCGCTTCAGTGGCTGTGTCTGCCCTGCAGGCTGGCATGGGCAGCACTGTGAGAAGTCAG ACCGGTTCCCTCAGATCATCCAACTGGCCTCAGAGCTAGAGTTCAACCTGGGCTCAGAGCCCATCATCAGCTGCGTGGCCATTGGCAACCCACTGCCCACCAGGGACAGCGTGGAGCTGCGCAAGGCTGACGGCACTGTGCTCAAG GTCATCAAAACCATCATCGAGCCAAAGCAGATCACCTGCGAGTTTGAGGTGCGGCACCTGACAAAGGCAGACACGGGGCTCTGGGAGTGCCGGGTCTCCACAACCGGAGGCCAGGACAGCCGGAAAGTCAAGGTCAATATCCGAG TGCCACCAGTGCCCTTGAGTGCCCCCCGGCTCTTGGCCAAGCAGAGTCGCCAGCTCGTGGTGTCACCTGTGGACAGCTTCTCTGGTGACGGACCCATCACCTCCATCAAGCTCTTCTACAAGCCCAAGGATGACAATTCAGCATGGTCATCCATTGTGG TTGACAATAGCGAGAACATCACCCTCATGAACCTCCGGCCAGTGACCGCCTACATCGTCAAGGTGCAGCTGAGccggccaggggctgggggggaggGCCGCAAGGGTCCCGAAGCCATCATGGTGACTGACTGCCTTG AGCCCACAGTCAAACCTGTGATCGAAGGCTGGTCCATAGAAGATAAAAACATACTTCACGTCACCTGGAAGTTGCCAAGCAACCATGAGCCAGCCCATGGGTTCATTGTCCACCTCTTCGACTCTGCAAGGCGGTTGGTCACTGAGAAAAACATCACATCcatctctgtgctctctgcccGCATCGGGGACTTGGAGTTTAACAAGGAGTAcaggctggaggtgctggtgtaCCACTGCACCAGCCTGGGGCCGCCCTCTGACCCCTATAAGGTCATGATCAACAGCAAAG GGCCCTCCTCCCCACAGTCGCTCTCGGCAGAGCCCGTGTCTGACACCGCCATCAGGCTCTCCTGGCAGGTACCCGAGTACCCCAACGGGGGCATCACCAAGTACAttgtggagctgcagcaggtggGGGGCACCAGTGAACCCCAGTGGATTGACACCGACAGCGGCGCCGAGACCACCAAGATCGTAGGGGGCCTCAATGCCAGCACCAGCTACCAGTTTCGTGTCCGTGCCAACTCCCATGTTCCAGGGGAATGGAGCCAGCCTGTGAAAGCCAAGACCTTTGGGGATG GAGCACTGAGTGTGCcgcccagcctgggcagccagagcactgagcaggcaggaacagaccagcagctgctcttggcCATTGTTGGCTCTGTGTCCGTCACTTGCTTCACCATCCTCTTTGCTCTTCTGGCACTTTTCCTCAtcaagaagaattttttccacCGGCGCCGCACCTTTACATACCAGTCTGGCTCG GGGGAAGAGACCATCCTACAGTTCAACTCGGGGACCCTGACCCTGACACGCCGGCCCAAGCCGCAGCCTGAGCCCCTCAGCTACCCCATCCTGGAGTGGGAGGACATCAAGTTTGAGGACATGATTGGGGAGGGCAACTTTGGGCAGGTAATCAGGGCCATGATCAAAAAGGACGGCCTGAAAATGAATGCAGCCATCAAGATGCTGAAAGGTGAGTGTTGGGGGAGGCAGGCAGGTTgggctgagtgctgctgctgtgtcctgggccATGCTTGTGCTGGGGAGCATCAGGAGTCAtttgcagagaagcagaggaaaggcCACTGTTGTAAGCCTGAAGTGTTCAACCCTTCTTTGCTTCCAGAGTTTGCTTCAGAGAATGACCATCGAGACTTTgctggggagctggaggtgctgtgCAAACTGGGCCATCACCCCAACATCATCAATTTGCTGGGTGCCTGTGAGAACAAGG GCTACCTGTACATCGCCATTGAGTATGCTCCATATGGAAACCTCCTCGACTTCCTCCGCAAAAGCCGAGTCTTGGAGACAGACCCGGCCTTTGCCAAGGAGCACGGCACTGCCTCCACCCtcacatcccagcagctcctccagttTGCTTCAGACGTGGCCAAGGGGATGCAGTACCTGAGTGAGAAGCAG TTCATCCACAGGGACCTGGCAGCAAGAAACATTCTGGTAGGAGAAAACCTGGCTTCCAAAATTGCTGACTTTGGCCTTTCCAGAGGGGAGGAGGTCTATGTGAAGAAGACAATG GGCCGTTTGCCAGTTCGCTGGATGGCCATCGAATCCCTCAACTACAGTGTGTACACCACCAAGAGCGATGT GTGGTCATTCGGTGTCCTGCTCTGGGAGATTGTCAGCTTGG GGGGGACACCGTACTGCGGGATGACGTGCGCCGAGCTGTACGAGAAGCTGCCCCAGGGATACCGCATGGAGAAGCCGCGCAACTGCGACGACGAGGT GTACGAGCTGATGCGGCAGTGCTGGCGGGACCGCCCCTACGAGCGCCCTCCCTTCGCCCAGATCTCCATGCAGCTCATCCGCATGCTGGAGGCCAGGAAG GCCTACGTGAACATGGCCCTGTTTGAGAACTTCACCTACGCGGGGATTGATGCCACGGCCGAGGAGGCGTGA